A window of the Brassica napus cultivar Da-Ae chromosome A2, Da-Ae, whole genome shotgun sequence genome harbors these coding sequences:
- the LOC106409230 gene encoding uncharacterized protein LOC106409230: MGIPSSATLHDMFVRDRWNIRPARSDRQVQIQAILSSVTLSQLPDEYEWTIEGKVWLKYQTGTIYKLLKNHAQTVPWKGAIWNSGGVPRHSFHAWLVTLNRLPTRDRLLSWGLAVPATCLLCNQGDESRDHLFFSCTFSSELWIHHARRTETTPSTGWNDSLNHMQSLPGPPWRRKLQLIVWQAVIYSIWQERNARLHCNTAKTINTISSILDRTIRNKIHGFRDSNPIGASQMIQFWFATAPSSYPPNPPLPFLQSTD; the protein is encoded by the coding sequence ATGGGAATCCCCTCATCAGCTACACTCCATGATATGTTTGTCAGGGATCGATGGAATATAAGACCCGCCCGCTCTGATCGCCAAGTTCAAATTCAAGCAATTTTATCTTCGGTTACTCTGTCTCAGCTTCCTGATGAATATGAGTGGACAATAGAAGGTAAAGTTTGGCTTAAATATCAGACTGGAACAATCTATAAACTCCTGAAAAATCATGCGCAAACGGTACCTTGGAAAGGAGCTATATGGAATTCAGGTGGTGTGCCCCGGCATAGCTTCCACGCCTGGCTCGTCACCCTAAACAGACTACCGACCCGAGACAGACTTCTCTCTTGGGGACTTGCTGTTCCTGCAACTTGTCTACTCTGCAACCAAGGAGATGAATCAAGGGACCACTTGTTCTTCTCTTGTACCTTCTCCTCTGAACTTTGGATCCATCATGCTCGACGGACTGAGACAACCCCATCTACTGGTTGGAACGATTCTCTTAATCACATGCAATCACTACCAGGACCTCCTTGGCGCAGGAAGCTTCAACTGATAGTATGGCAAGCTGTGATCTACTCTATTTGGCAAGAAAGGAACGCTCGACTTCACTGCAACACTGCAAAAACCATCAATACCATCTCTTCCATACTGGACAGAacgattcgaaataagatccaTGGCTTCAGAGACTCAAACCCAATCGGAGCTTCTCAGATGATTCAGTTCTGGTTTGCAACTGCTCCATCATCATATCCTCCAAACCCTCCTCTCCCATTCCTGCAATCAACTGACTAA